The region ATTTCTGGCGCGTTATAAGCGCGCAGGAACGGAGTCAGGCGTACATTTCCTGACCGGAGACCAGGCCAGCATCGACGCTTTGGCCAAAGCCGTTGGCTTCCGCTACAACTACGATCCGAAAACGGATCAGTACGCGCACGCCAGCGCCATTATGGTGCTGACGCCGCAAGGTAAGCTGTCGCAATATTTTTATGGGATTGAATATGCGCCCAGGGACCTGCAGTTGTCCCTGGTGCAGTCGTCGCAGAACAAGATCGGCACCGTCGTGGACCAGGTCCTGCTGTATTGCTTTCACTACGATCCCGCGACCGGGCATTACGGTGCTACGGTCATGAATATTGTGCGGCTCGGCGGCATTATCACTGTGCTGCTTCTCGTATTGTTCGTGACCATTTCTTTGCGCCGCGAATTGCGGCCGCACAGAACGGTATAAACGCGCC is a window of Terriglobales bacterium DNA encoding:
- a CDS encoding SCO family protein; translated protein: MTLCRKFCATVALLCLASAAQAQLYSEPKAVAPQGKPTMLQNIGIDQRLDQQVPLDLKFRDEAGQPVQLGRYFGSKPVILTLVYYTCPMLCNEVQSGLASSLAILKFNAGQEFEVVVVSINPREPLETAQRKKKQFLARYKRAGTESGVHFLTGDQASIDALAKAVGFRYNYDPKTDQYAHASAIMVLTPQGKLSQYFYGIEYAPRDLQLSLVQSSQNKIGTVVDQVLLYCFHYDPATGHYGATVMNIVRLGGIITVLLLVLFVTISLRRELRPHRTV